One genomic region from Glaciimonas sp. PAMC28666 encodes:
- a CDS encoding xanthine dehydrogenase family protein molybdopterin-binding subunit → MSADMSADVGAANSISRRSWLKGVSAFTGLALTVGINGIVSAADAPVPEKKYGSAAMPGGTVANPLVFVSIGTNGIVTIVAHRSEMGQGIRTSLPLVVAEELEADWSRVRVVQATADESRFGNQNTDGSRSMRHFFMPMRQVGATARLMLETAAASRWNVPVSEVSAKNHEVHHTKSGRKLGYGLLAEDAAKLPLPTPDQIHLKDAAQFRYIGKDKFGSIDFQNIVTGNTQYGIDTRLDGMVYAVIARPPVFGGKVASFDAADAMKVPGVIRIVELKGSPPPALFNPLGGIAVIANNTWAAIKGREALKITWDDGPNGSYDSTAFKVTLQDAVRKPAKVMRNDGDTMGVLEKAGKRIEAEYYIPHLAHASMEPPAATARIVDGKCEVWTCVQNPQATRATVAGTLGLKPEDVKINVTLLGGGFGRKSKPDFAAEAALLSKAMDGKPVKLTWTREDDLRHDYLHTVSLEHLESTLDEKGMPLAWLHRSAAPTISSTFVLGAMGESAGELGMSAINIPFVIPNIRVEAPPVPAHTRIGWFRSVFNIPHAFAVQSFVAELAAAANRDHREYLLELIGPARKIAPKDLSDNTNYGESPTLYPLDAGRMRNVVELATREAGWGRKVAKGHGLGLAVAYSFMSYVAAVIEVVVNDDGGISIPRVDVAIDCGPAITPDRIRSQVEGACIMGLSLAMSGEITFKNGAVVQSNFHEYEVLRALSAPKDIRVHIVQHAYDMPLGGVGEPGTPPIAPALCNAIFAATGKRIRDLPIREQLRKA, encoded by the coding sequence ATGAGCGCGGATATGAGCGCGGACGTGGGCGCAGCGAATAGCATTTCGCGCCGCAGCTGGTTAAAAGGTGTGAGCGCGTTCACCGGACTGGCGTTGACTGTTGGGATCAACGGTATCGTCAGCGCAGCGGATGCACCGGTTCCGGAGAAAAAATATGGTTCCGCGGCAATGCCGGGTGGCACTGTCGCCAATCCGCTGGTTTTTGTTTCAATCGGCACTAATGGGATCGTGACGATCGTTGCCCATCGCTCAGAAATGGGCCAGGGTATTCGTACCAGTCTGCCGTTGGTCGTTGCGGAAGAACTTGAAGCGGATTGGAGCCGCGTGCGCGTAGTGCAGGCAACCGCTGACGAAAGTCGTTTCGGTAACCAAAATACGGACGGCTCTCGCAGCATGCGCCACTTCTTTATGCCAATGCGCCAAGTTGGCGCCACTGCGCGCTTAATGTTGGAAACTGCCGCTGCGAGCCGCTGGAACGTGCCGGTATCAGAAGTTAGCGCAAAAAATCATGAAGTGCATCATACCAAATCGGGACGCAAGTTAGGCTATGGTTTGCTGGCAGAAGATGCCGCCAAGTTGCCATTGCCGACGCCAGATCAAATTCACCTGAAGGATGCGGCCCAGTTTCGGTATATCGGTAAAGATAAATTCGGCAGCATTGATTTTCAGAATATCGTCACCGGCAATACGCAATACGGTATCGATACCCGTCTGGATGGCATGGTCTACGCCGTGATTGCGCGTCCACCGGTGTTCGGCGGGAAAGTCGCCAGTTTTGACGCAGCGGACGCCATGAAGGTCCCAGGCGTGATCCGCATCGTCGAATTGAAAGGTAGTCCGCCGCCAGCGCTATTCAATCCGCTAGGGGGAATTGCGGTGATTGCGAACAACACCTGGGCCGCAATCAAGGGGCGGGAAGCATTGAAGATTACCTGGGATGATGGTCCAAATGGCAGTTATGACTCCACCGCTTTCAAGGTAACGCTGCAGGATGCAGTACGCAAACCGGCTAAAGTGATGCGCAATGACGGCGACACGATGGGCGTACTTGAAAAAGCTGGCAAACGGATAGAGGCAGAATACTACATCCCGCACCTGGCACACGCCAGTATGGAGCCGCCAGCGGCGACAGCCCGTATTGTCGATGGAAAATGTGAAGTCTGGACCTGCGTCCAGAATCCGCAGGCAACGCGCGCAACCGTTGCTGGTACTCTTGGGCTGAAACCGGAAGACGTAAAAATCAACGTTACTTTATTAGGTGGCGGCTTTGGTCGCAAATCGAAGCCAGACTTCGCTGCTGAGGCCGCGCTGCTATCAAAAGCGATGGATGGCAAACCGGTAAAGCTGACGTGGACGCGTGAGGATGATCTGCGTCACGACTATCTGCATACTGTTTCGCTAGAGCATCTGGAAAGCACGCTTGATGAGAAAGGCATGCCGCTGGCATGGTTGCATCGCAGCGCAGCACCGACTATTTCATCGACGTTCGTGCTTGGCGCGATGGGTGAATCGGCGGGCGAACTGGGAATGAGCGCCATCAATATTCCGTTCGTGATTCCGAATATTCGAGTGGAAGCACCGCCGGTCCCGGCGCATACGCGGATCGGCTGGTTCCGCTCGGTATTCAACATTCCACATGCGTTTGCCGTGCAATCTTTCGTCGCTGAACTGGCTGCTGCCGCCAACCGGGATCATCGCGAATATCTACTCGAATTAATTGGTCCGGCCCGTAAGATCGCGCCGAAAGATTTGTCCGATAACACCAACTACGGTGAATCGCCGACATTATATCCACTCGATGCCGGCCGCATGCGGAACGTGGTGGAACTTGCTACACGCGAAGCTGGTTGGGGCCGTAAGGTTGCCAAAGGTCACGGTTTAGGTCTTGCGGTCGCGTATAGCTTTATGAGCTACGTGGCGGCGGTGATCGAGGTCGTGGTGAACGATGATGGAGGAATCAGCATTCCGCGCGTTGACGTCGCCATTGACTGCGGTCCGGCTATCACGCCAGATCGGATTCGCTCACAAGTCGAAGGCGCTTGCATCATGGGCCTGAGTCTGGCGATGAGCGGTGAAATTACCTTTAAAAATGGTGCTGTGGTACAGAGTAATTTCCATGAATACGAGGTATTGCGTGCGCTCTCTGCACCAAAGGATATCCGGGTGCATATCGTACAACATGCCTACGACATGCCATTAGGTGGCGTGGGAGAGCCAGGGACGCCACCAATTGCACCGGCGTTGTGTAATGCGATCTTTGCGGCCACTGGCAAGCGTATCCGCGACCTGCCAATTCGTGAGCAACTAAGAAAAGCGTAA
- a CDS encoding (2Fe-2S)-binding protein: MTLLNINGKQHTIDLPGDTPILWTLRDNVGLTGTKFGCGMALCGACTVHLDGAPIRSCVTPISAAVGKKITTIEMIAHDGVGKAIQQAWVALGVPQCGYCQAGQIMSATALLKTTPKPTDEEIDSAMSGNICRCGTYTRIKAAIKQVAANKGVA; this comes from the coding sequence ATGACACTATTAAATATAAATGGCAAACAACACACTATTGATTTGCCGGGAGACACACCAATACTCTGGACACTGCGCGATAACGTCGGACTAACGGGAACAAAATTCGGTTGTGGAATGGCCTTATGCGGGGCTTGCACGGTTCACCTTGATGGAGCACCGATCCGTTCATGTGTGACGCCAATTAGTGCCGCAGTGGGGAAAAAAATTACCACTATTGAAATGATCGCCCATGATGGTGTCGGCAAAGCTATTCAACAAGCGTGGGTCGCGCTTGGCGTACCGCAATGCGGCTACTGCCAGGCAGGACAAATCATGTCGGCCACTGCATTACTTAAGACCACACCAAAACCGACAGATGAAGAAATCGACAGTGCCATGAGCGGAAATATCTGCCGCTGCGGCACTTATACACGTATCAAAGCCGCTATCAAACAGGTAGCCGCCAACAAAGGAGTCGCATAA